Proteins encoded within one genomic window of Panacibacter microcysteis:
- the rhaM gene encoding L-rhamnose mutarotase: MYNNNVKIMQRVAFTMKLFAGKAAEYKKRHHEIWPELKSLLHQAGIRTYSIFLDEATNTLFGYLTIADATKLDELPKEPVMQKWWAYMQDIMETNADHSPVSMPLEEVFYLA; the protein is encoded by the coding sequence ATGTATAACAACAACGTTAAGATCATGCAACGCGTAGCCTTTACAATGAAACTGTTTGCAGGCAAAGCAGCCGAATACAAAAAACGGCACCATGAAATATGGCCCGAATTAAAAAGCTTGCTGCATCAGGCGGGTATAAGAACATATTCGATATTTCTCGATGAAGCCACCAACACATTATTTGGTTACCTTACCATAGCCGATGCCACCAAACTGGATGAGCTGCCCAAAGAGCCGGTCATGCAAAAGTGGTGGGCATATATGCAGGACATTATGGAAACAAATGCAGACCATTCGCCCGTTAGTATGCCCCTGGAAGAAGTATTTTATTTAGCATAA
- a CDS encoding TIM barrel protein → MELEKYKIEAHNDDALQTHNRRLAFVAAEVENAEAIIQKLVDFQVAIPSWALGTGGTRFGRFSGGGEPRNLEEKIADIGLLHALNKSSGAISLHIPWDIPENTTNIKALAAQYGIQFDAMNSNTFQDQPGQELSYKFGSMQHVDKAVRQQAIDHNIEVIKYGQALGSNSLTVWLSDGSCFPGQLNFRKAFQNTLESLQQVYAALPADWKMFVEYKAFEPNFYSTTVGDWGQSYLYASKLGDQAYTLVDLGHHLPNANIEQIVALLLMEGKLGGFHFNDSKYGDDDLTVGSIKPYQLFLIFNELVEGMDAKGMNHATDLGWMIDASHNVKDPLEDLLQSVEAIMITYAQALLVDRKKLAAAQADNDVVTAQEVLQQAFRTDVRALVAEARLRSGGALQPLALYRSADIRAQLIKQRGAKTVATGL, encoded by the coding sequence ATGGAGTTAGAAAAGTATAAGATAGAAGCACACAATGATGATGCCCTGCAAACGCATAACCGCAGGTTAGCTTTTGTTGCCGCCGAGGTGGAAAACGCTGAAGCCATCATTCAAAAACTGGTAGATTTCCAGGTGGCCATACCAAGCTGGGCACTTGGTACCGGCGGCACCAGGTTTGGCCGTTTCAGCGGTGGTGGCGAGCCACGCAACCTGGAAGAAAAGATAGCAGACATCGGGTTGTTGCATGCGTTAAATAAAAGCAGCGGCGCCATTTCACTGCATATACCTTGGGATATACCGGAGAATACCACCAACATAAAAGCATTGGCCGCACAGTATGGTATACAATTCGATGCCATGAATTCGAACACCTTCCAGGACCAGCCCGGGCAGGAGCTGAGTTATAAGTTTGGCAGTATGCAGCATGTTGACAAAGCCGTGCGCCAACAGGCCATCGATCATAATATAGAAGTAATTAAATACGGCCAGGCACTTGGGTCCAATTCACTTACCGTGTGGTTGTCTGACGGTTCCTGCTTTCCGGGGCAGCTAAACTTTAGAAAAGCTTTTCAAAACACACTCGAAAGTTTACAGCAAGTATATGCAGCGCTGCCTGCAGACTGGAAAATGTTCGTAGAATACAAAGCCTTTGAACCAAACTTTTATTCCACCACGGTAGGAGACTGGGGACAGTCTTACCTGTATGCCAGCAAGCTGGGAGACCAGGCCTATACATTGGTTGACCTTGGCCACCACCTGCCCAATGCAAACATTGAACAGATCGTGGCATTGCTGTTAATGGAAGGCAAGCTTGGCGGCTTTCACTTCAACGACAGCAAGTACGGAGACGATGACCTTACCGTTGGCAGTATAAAACCATACCAGTTGTTCCTCATCTTTAATGAACTGGTAGAAGGCATGGATGCAAAAGGCATGAACCATGCAACAGACCTGGGCTGGATGATTGATGCGAGCCACAATGTAAAAGACCCGCTGGAAGACCTGTTGCAGTCTGTAGAAGCCATCATGATCACCTATGCACAGGCACTGCTGGTTGACAGGAAGAAACTGGCAGCAGCACAGGCAGACAATGATGTGGTAACAGCACAGGAGGTGTTGCAACAGGCCTTCCGTACAGATGTGCGTGCATTGGTTGCCGAGGCAAGGCTGAGAAGTGGCGGTGCTTTGCAGCCACTGGCATTATACCGAAGTGCGGACATAAGAGCACAGCTTATTAAACAGCGCGGTGCAAAAACAGTGGCCACAGGGTTATAA